Proteins encoded within one genomic window of Candidatus Binatia bacterium:
- the purN gene encoding phosphoribosylglycinamide formyltransferase codes for MAGSEAVRLAVLLSGSGTTLQNFLDRIRAGRLAARVVVVVSSREDAYGIERARAAGIPVRVVPRKRYAGVDEFNDALHAELARFEFDLVLLAGFLSPFQLRRRYEGRVLNVHPALVPAFSGKGFYGDRVHRAVLEAGVRVTGCTVHFADEEYDHGPIVFQGTVPVLEDDTPETLAARVRLLEQELYPEAVRLWAEGRLEIRGRKVKVLPPRA; via the coding sequence ATGGCGGGTTCGGAAGCGGTCAGGCTGGCCGTGTTGCTTTCCGGCAGCGGCACCACGCTCCAGAACTTCCTCGACCGAATCCGGGCCGGGCGCCTCGCGGCTCGCGTCGTCGTGGTCGTTTCCTCTCGAGAAGACGCCTACGGGATCGAACGGGCCCGGGCGGCCGGCATTCCCGTGCGGGTCGTCCCGCGCAAGCGGTACGCCGGCGTCGACGAGTTCAACGACGCGCTCCACGCGGAACTCGCCCGATTCGAGTTCGACCTCGTGCTCCTGGCCGGATTCCTTTCTCCGTTCCAGCTTCGCCGCCGCTACGAAGGCCGCGTGCTCAACGTACACCCCGCGCTCGTGCCGGCCTTCAGCGGAAAGGGCTTCTACGGGGACCGCGTGCACCGCGCCGTGCTCGAGGCGGGGGTGCGGGTGACGGGTTGCACCGTGCACTTCGCCGACGAGGAGTACGACCACGGGCCGATCGTCTTCCAGGGTACGGTCCCGGTGCTCGAGGACGACACTCCCGAAACGCTCGCGGCCCGGGTGCGTCTCCTCGAGCAGGAACTCTACCCCGAGGCCGTGCGGCTCTGGGCCGAGGGGCGACTGGAGATCCGCGGCAGGAAGGTGAAGGTCCTACCCCCCAGGGCCTGA
- a CDS encoding AMP-dependent ligase has product MNTSNFVSIPAQMFPDQEILVSGSVRLTYGKLWERIRRTANALRELGVGRGDTVAVLQTNSHQYVEAYFATAALGGVFLPLNYRAKPPELRYMIEAARTAVLLVGARYLPVVRSLREQISGVRKIVCLESPEGEFPGLEDMVAAASPEFTEVDVEDEETTVLMYTSGTTAMPKAVLLTYGDFTVYVCNNVELADGTPRGTALLCVPLYHIAGMTNVMTTLFTGRRLVLLPQFEPKSWLDAVTRFRVTHAFVVPTMLKQILGHPEFDRADLRSLEVLSYGGAPMPLPVIREAIERFPKTVGFVNAFGQTETTSTLTLLGPEDHRLEGTPEEIERKLRRLSSIGRPLPDVEVRIVDEEGKEVPPGTVGELWVRTPRVMKGYAGADSPLREGGWLPTRDMAWVDDEGYLYLAGRKDDIIIRGGENIAPAEVEAVLGSHPAVDEAAVVGVPDVEWGQKVVAFVVPKPGARVTPEELQEFCRARLASFKKPELVFLVPELPKSPLGKLLRRELRALAERNAAGR; this is encoded by the coding sequence GTGAACACGTCGAACTTCGTCAGCATCCCGGCCCAGATGTTTCCCGACCAGGAAATCCTGGTCTCCGGGTCCGTACGCCTGACTTACGGAAAACTCTGGGAGCGCATCCGGCGCACGGCCAACGCTCTACGCGAGCTCGGCGTGGGCCGGGGCGACACGGTGGCCGTCCTCCAGACGAACTCCCACCAGTACGTCGAGGCGTATTTCGCGACCGCTGCTCTCGGCGGCGTCTTCCTTCCGCTGAACTACCGGGCCAAGCCCCCCGAGCTTCGCTACATGATCGAGGCGGCCCGCACGGCCGTGCTCCTCGTGGGCGCGCGTTATCTCCCCGTGGTGCGCTCTCTCCGCGAACAGATTTCTGGCGTGCGAAAGATCGTCTGCCTGGAATCCCCCGAGGGCGAGTTTCCCGGCCTGGAAGACATGGTGGCGGCGGCGTCCCCGGAGTTCACCGAAGTGGACGTGGAAGACGAGGAGACGACGGTTCTCATGTACACGAGCGGTACCACGGCCATGCCCAAGGCCGTGCTCCTGACCTACGGGGACTTCACCGTCTACGTCTGCAACAACGTCGAGCTCGCCGACGGCACGCCCAGAGGGACGGCTCTCCTCTGCGTCCCCCTCTACCACATCGCCGGAATGACGAACGTCATGACGACGCTCTTCACGGGCCGGCGCCTCGTCCTTCTCCCGCAGTTCGAACCCAAAAGCTGGCTCGATGCCGTGACGCGCTTTCGCGTGACCCACGCCTTCGTCGTCCCGACGATGCTCAAGCAGATTCTCGGCCACCCGGAGTTCGACCGCGCCGACCTCCGGAGCCTCGAGGTCCTCTCGTACGGCGGTGCCCCGATGCCGCTCCCGGTGATCCGCGAGGCCATCGAGCGCTTTCCGAAGACCGTGGGGTTCGTGAACGCCTTCGGGCAGACGGAAACGACGTCGACGCTCACGCTTCTCGGGCCCGAGGACCATCGGCTCGAGGGAACGCCCGAAGAAATCGAGAGAAAACTCCGGCGGCTCTCCTCGATCGGCCGGCCGCTGCCGGACGTGGAGGTGCGGATCGTCGACGAGGAAGGGAAGGAGGTGCCGCCCGGCACGGTGGGGGAGCTCTGGGTTCGGACGCCGCGCGTCATGAAAGGCTACGCGGGTGCCGATTCTCCCCTGAGAGAAGGGGGATGGCTTCCCACCCGCGACATGGCCTGGGTGGACGACGAGGGCTACCTCTACCTCGCGGGACGGAAGGACGACATCATCATCCGTGGCGGGGAGAACATCGCCCCCGCGGAGGTGGAAGCCGTTCTCGGGTCCCACCCCGCCGTCGACGAAGCTGCCGTGGTCGGCGTCCCGGACGTGGAATGGGGGCAGAAGGTCGTGGCCTTCGTCGTCCCGAAGCCCGGTGCCCGCGTCACGCCCGAGGAGCTGCAGGAGTTCTGTCGGGCTCGGCTCGCGTCCTTCAAGAAGCCCGAGCTCGTTTTCCTCGTTCCCGAGCTTCCCAAAAGTCCTCTCGGCAAGCTCCTGCGCCGGGAGTTGCGGGCGCTCGCCGAACGAAACGCTGCCGGCCGATGA
- a CDS encoding glycine cleavage system protein T, with protein sequence MEVVRSEEVGKPVEFLGASLPACFSGVVEEWRAVREGVGVFPASFRRWVRVYGADREAFLQGMVTNDVRGLVRGRGLPAAILTVQGKVVTDLRIYAGEDSFLLDFPASGAGRGRETLERHVVADDVELEEVEGALLGLEGRELPRFLEALGFELPGSLVLGSGRIAGYPAEWVTASLSGEPGLLLRVEDRGLWDVLCEKGAVPVGALALDVLRLEAGVPLLGRDMDETTLLMEVGLEDAVSFRKGCYVGQEVVERIAARGHVNRLRVLFVFDGEPVPPRTPLACGGKEVGFVTSSAFSPLVKSTLGMGYVRREFAAPGTELDLEGRKATVVPPPFRKTTTEGRKDDADATR encoded by the coding sequence ATGGAAGTCGTTCGATCGGAGGAAGTCGGAAAACCCGTCGAGTTTCTCGGGGCTTCTCTTCCGGCCTGCTTTTCCGGCGTCGTGGAGGAGTGGCGTGCGGTCCGGGAGGGCGTCGGGGTCTTCCCGGCGTCTTTCCGCCGCTGGGTCCGCGTGTACGGCGCCGATCGAGAGGCTTTTCTACAGGGGATGGTGACGAACGACGTGCGAGGTCTCGTGCGGGGCCGCGGGCTCCCTGCGGCCATCCTCACCGTGCAGGGAAAGGTCGTGACGGATCTGCGGATCTACGCGGGGGAAGACTCGTTCCTGCTCGATTTCCCGGCTTCGGGTGCCGGTCGGGGGCGCGAGACGCTCGAACGGCACGTCGTCGCCGACGACGTGGAGCTCGAGGAAGTCGAGGGGGCGCTTTTGGGCCTCGAGGGGCGGGAGCTTCCGCGCTTCCTCGAAGCCCTCGGTTTCGAGCTGCCCGGGAGTCTCGTTCTCGGCAGCGGCCGGATCGCGGGGTACCCCGCCGAGTGGGTCACGGCTTCGCTCTCCGGAGAGCCCGGTTTGCTCCTCCGGGTGGAGGACCGGGGGCTCTGGGACGTTCTGTGCGAAAAGGGAGCGGTCCCCGTGGGCGCGCTGGCACTCGACGTGCTCAGGCTCGAGGCCGGGGTGCCGCTTCTCGGACGCGACATGGACGAGACGACACTGCTCATGGAAGTGGGTCTCGAGGACGCGGTGAGCTTCCGGAAAGGGTGCTACGTGGGACAGGAGGTCGTCGAGCGGATCGCGGCCCGGGGGCACGTGAACCGGCTGCGGGTGCTTTTCGTTTTCGACGGGGAGCCCGTGCCACCCCGGACACCGCTCGCGTGCGGCGGAAAAGAGGTGGGTTTCGTGACGAGCTCCGCGTTCTCTCCACTCGTGAAGAGCACGCTCGGCATGGGATACGTCCGGCGGGAATTCGCGGCTCCCGGTACGGAGCTCGACCTCGAAGGGCGGAAGGCGACGGTCGTTCCCCCGCCTTTTCGAAAAACGACAACGGAGGGACGGAAAGACGATGCCGACGCAACTCGGTAA
- a CDS encoding 3-hydroxybutyryl-CoA dehydratase — protein MKRGGRGARSSGIAREDRGKAVWLRLPERLSEADAQRLSDEAEELRFRPELCVVVLMPSARDFCLGIEESERRFVDCVRAVASLPQPVLAVLRGRTAARGCELALACDLRVASADARFFFPGPGDAGGLGFGAIQRLVRLVGPSRALGMMLRERPVGAAEALRAGLVSRVCRASALRGEVRRLVSELSAKAPLALRLAKEAVYRGLELTLEQGLRLEDDLYVLLQTTRDRKEGIRSFMSGRRPRFVGA, from the coding sequence ATGAAGCGGGGAGGGCGCGGAGCTCGTTCTTCGGGGATCGCGAGGGAAGACCGTGGGAAAGCCGTCTGGCTGCGACTCCCCGAGCGGCTTTCCGAGGCGGACGCGCAGCGGCTCTCGGACGAGGCCGAGGAGCTGCGGTTTCGCCCGGAGCTCTGCGTGGTCGTCTTGATGCCGTCCGCGCGCGATTTTTGCCTCGGGATCGAGGAGTCCGAGAGGCGGTTCGTGGATTGCGTGCGTGCCGTGGCCTCCCTTCCCCAGCCCGTGCTCGCCGTGCTGCGAGGCAGGACCGCGGCCCGGGGGTGCGAGCTCGCGCTGGCTTGCGACCTGCGCGTAGCGTCCGCGGATGCACGCTTTTTCTTTCCCGGTCCGGGAGACGCCGGGGGTCTCGGGTTCGGAGCGATCCAGAGGCTCGTGCGGCTCGTCGGCCCGAGCCGAGCGCTCGGCATGATGCTGCGCGAGCGGCCCGTCGGGGCGGCCGAGGCGCTTCGGGCGGGGCTCGTGAGCCGGGTCTGTCGCGCCTCCGCTCTGCGAGGGGAAGTCCGGCGGCTCGTGTCCGAACTCTCGGCGAAGGCGCCGCTCGCTCTGCGGCTCGCCAAGGAAGCCGTCTACCGCGGCCTCGAACTCACCCTGGAGCAGGGGTTGCGGCTCGAGGACGACCTTTACGTTCTCCTCCAGACCACCCGCGACAGGAAAGAGGGCATTCGTTCGTTCATGAGCGGCCGCCGCCCGCGCTTCGTCGGAGCTTGA